Part of the Deltaproteobacteria bacterium genome is shown below.
GCCGGCAAGAACTGCGTCGCGGGCCTGGAGGAGCTCGGGCGCTCGTAGTCGCGCGCGCGGCCCGCGCACCGTACGCTGCCGGCCCGTGACCCGCGTCCTCGCGCTGAGCGGCGGCATCGGCACCGGCAAGAGCACGGTGGCGGCGATGCTGCGCGCGCGCGGTGCCGTGGTGATCGACGCCGACGAGATCGTGCACCGGCTCCAGGCGCGCGGCGCGCCGATGCTCGCGGAGCTCGTGGCCGCGTTTGGGCCCGGGATCCTCGACACCGAGGGTGCGCTCGACCGCAAGCGCCTGGGCGAGCGCGTCTTCGGCGACCCCGAGGCGCGCCGGCGGCTCGAGGCGATCGTGCACCCGAAGGTGGGGCTCGAGATGGCGCGCCAGCTCGACGCGGCGCGCCG
Proteins encoded:
- the coaE gene encoding dephospho-CoA kinase (Dephospho-CoA kinase (CoaE) performs the final step in coenzyme A biosynthesis.) codes for the protein MTRVLALSGGIGTGKSTVAAMLRARGAVVIDADEIVHRLQARGAPMLAELVAAFGPGILDTEGALDRKRLGERVFGDPEARRRLEAIVHPKVGLEMARQLDAARRAKAPLVVLDIPLLFESRAAGARGGASALPFEATVLVYAPRALQLARTIARDGCSAEQAEARLAAQLPIDEKRALADHVIDNGGSLAETERQVDALWEQLAG